Proteins from one Fragaria vesca subsp. vesca linkage group LG6, FraVesHawaii_1.0, whole genome shotgun sequence genomic window:
- the LOC101293113 gene encoding uncharacterized protein LOC101293113: MGIHGGLVRSVFSRNRSFKTQESNGRNNMTERRRWSSVRLRSYLCGDEFNSVVADKDSASVKSYEANISQLTSVLVEVDSCSADSSEATVTQPLQDHLEDKEDMHIYNTMSEEQAAIIIQSAFRGFLTRHQNEGIKSEGGKQELIVGSESPSMQSLGTSVEVQTGNSVEVHSVQEENLAAQNRLTQQKARAQVLRLKEDWDDSTLSSNMSKMRMQNRLEATTRRERALAYAFSQQLRICSKKKHARSDGTEQNMGWSWLERWMATRLPESSSSLVETPTSNIQLVEPINSNQRIVMIRKRLFDGMGEEKESCGSNDVTVAFDNFSVTTEEGNISFNSVDQNRFKATKGVSRRKTVPSYECGKNYVKVSKKDCSREAEEYAIDKSKKTGRVKCRNSSF, translated from the exons ATGGGTATCCATGGAGGTTTGGTCAGGAGTGTGTTCTCGAGAAATCGATCTTTTAAGACTCAGGAGAGCAAT GGGAGGAACAATATGACAGAAAGGAGAAGATGGAGCTCAGTTAGACTGAGATCATATCTATGTGGGGATGAATTCAATTCAGTGGTTGCAGACAAGGATTCAGCTTCAGTTAAGAGCTATGAGGCTAATATATCGCAGCTCACTTCGGTGCTTGTAGAGGTGGATTCTTGTTCTGCTGATAGCTCTGAGGCCACTGTTACACAACCATTGCAAGATCACTTAGAAGACAAGGAAGATATGCACATCTACAACACAATGTCTGAAGAGCAAGCAGCAATCATCATCCAGTCAGCATTTAGAGGCTTTCTG ACTAGGCATCAAAATGAAGGGATCAAATCAGAGGGTGGTAAACAGGAGCTTATTGTAGGATCAGAAAGTCCAAGTATGCAGTCTCTGGGGACATCAGTTGAAGTTCAAACAGGAAATTCGGTGGAAGTGCACTCGGTACAGGAGGAAAACTTGGCTGCTCAAAACCGGCTGACACAACAGAAAGCTAGAGCTCAAGTGCTAAGGCTTAAG GAAGACTGGGATGATAGCACATTGAGTAGCAACATGTCAAAAATGAGGATGCAGAACAGATTGGAAGCGACAACCAGGCGCGAGAGAGCATTAGCTTATGCTTTTTCACAACAG CTACGGATCTGTTCAAAGAAAAAACATGCGAGATCTGATGGCACAGAACAGAATATGGGGTGGAGCTGGCTAGAACGATGGATGGCAACCCGCCTCCCCGAAAGCTCAAGCTCCTTGGTCGAAACTCCTACAAGCAATATTCAGCTGGTTGAGCCAATTAACAGCAACCAAAGAATTGTGATGATCAGGAAGAGGTTATTTGATGGAATGGGTGAAGAGAAAGAGAGCTGTGGATCTAATGATGTGACTGTTGCATTTGACAACTTTTCAGTAACAACAGAAGAGGGGAACATTAGCTTTAACTCAGTTGATCAAAACAGGTTCAAGGCTACAAAAGGTGTATCAAGGCGAAAAACTGTGCCGAGTTATGAGTGTGGGAAAAATTACGTCAAG GTAAGCAAGAAGGATTGTTCAAGGGAGGCTGAGGAATATGCAATCGACAAGTCGAAGAAAACCGGGAGGGTCAAGTGCAGAAACTCTTCATTTTGA
- the LOC101293411 gene encoding eukaryotic translation initiation factor 1A-like: MPKNKGKGGKNRKRGKNEADDEKRELVFKEDGQEYAQVLRMLGNGRCEAMCIDGTKRLCHIRGKMHKKVWIAAGDIILVGLRDYQDDKADVILKYMPDEARLLKAYGELPENTRLNEGITGGLDEEDEAGGDEYIEFEDEDIDKI, from the coding sequence ATGCCGAAGAACAAGGGAAAGGGAGGAAAGAACAGGAAGAGAGGTAAGAACGAGGCTGACGATGAAAAGCGTGAGCTTGTCTTCAAGGAAGATGGACAGGAGTACGCCCAAGTGCTTCGGATGCTGGGTAATGGGCGTTGTGAAGCCATGTGCATTGATGGAACCAAGCGACTTTGCCATATCCGTGGTAAGATGCACAAGAAGGTTTGGATTGCAGCTGGGGATATCATTCTTGTTGGGCTTCGTGACTATCAGGATGACAAGGCTGATGTGATCCTTAAGTACATGCCTGATGAGGCTAGGCTGCTCAAGGCTTATGGAGAGCTTCCGGAGAACACACGTCTCAACGAGGGTATTACTGGGGGTCTTGACGAAGAGGATGAAGCTGGTGGTGATGAGTACATCGAGTTTGAGGATGAAGATATTGATAAGATTTAA
- the LOC101311022 gene encoding protein GAMETE EXPRESSED 1-like, which translates to MGRFKSLLFMLIILTLSRSCMCWWFSSSSSKTTSHKPQETLQISGDVPVIFSMEAFHDQRAIQRKEVADRRKLESCWFDAYRGLFAACSEISSDKNDMKKRFSWELSNCFQREIGRPPFPTCREGSPMKDCLAKLDDNAIETYRAFFIETDSICFQLQSHVFRAETEKLVNQLVKSADYAEEKLETIAEQSEKLLEGSKVIHISLSAIDRQTQEMAQSSKKVGDQIGNIVKRSEVMFEQSVKLAASQLELKNGQDKLKENLQEGMEVIHESYHALGKEIHSLQNETIEIEKKITEVGDTVSTKMNSLQSKADDISNVTEISLEKQKKLLEGQSEALRFQVNALEESRGILQQLAKFGREQQEELLRQQEQIKQGHDNLVKNSRSILAAQEAFEQKQETMFVALDKLFILHNALLVESRSIKVFFLYSISMFVIYLSTSTKQTYKVRPILYIGLCVAFSIELAMLRLSTSGVEQQAMIVNGIRLLYLLFSLVLVVYAAFTYRDYEMLNYNMLKNLTDEFLKFQKNAASPWDNNDSSDDDQDDSDWVTSVDTGVDDGIEDLLEYSSSHLQEEVGDNSNLISSVTRRYNLRGGR; encoded by the exons ATGGGTCGATTCAAATCTCTTCTTTTCATGTTGATCATCCTAACTCTATCAAGGTCTTGTATGTGTTGGTGGTTCTCTTCTTCTTCTAGCAAGACTACTAGCCATAAACCTCAAGAAACTCTGCAGATATCTGGTGATGTTCCGGTTATATTCTCCATGGAAGCTTTCCACGATCAAAGGGCAATTCAAAGGAAGGAAGTAGCTGATAGAAGAAAACTTGAATCTTGTTGGTTTGATGCTTACAGAGGACTATTTGCAGCATGCTCCGAAATTTCGAGCGACAAGAATGACATGAAGAAGAGGTTTTCTTGGGAACTAAGCAACTGCTTTCAGAGGGAAATCGGAAGGCCTCCTTTTCCTACATGCCGTGAAGGCTCTCCGATGAAAGATTGCCTTGCGAAATTGGATGACAATGCTATTGAGACTTACAGGGCATTTTTCATAGAGACTGACTCTATTTGCTTTCAGTTACA GTCTCATGTATTTAGGGCTGAGACAGAGAAGTTGGTGAATCAATTGGTGAAGTCAGCTGATTATGCAGAGGAAAAACTAGAAACCATAGCAGAACAATCAGAGAAATTGTTGGAGGGCTCAAAAGTTATACACATATCTTTGAGTGCAATCGACAGACAGACACAAGAAATGGCTCAATCTTCCAAGAAAGTTGGTGATCAAATTGGTAATATAGTGAAGCGGTCAGAGGTAATGTTTGAGCAATCTGTGAAACTTGCTGCCTCTCAGTTAGAATTGAAAAATGGGCAAGACAAACTGAAGGAAAATTTGCAAGAGGGCATGGAAGTGATACATGAGTCTTATCATGCTCTAGGTAAGGAAATACACAGTCTACAGAATGAGACTATTGAAATAGAGAAGAAGATAACCGAAGTTGGCGACACTGTGTCTACAAAGATGAACAGCCTGCAAAGTAAGGCTGATGATATTAGCAATGTGACAGAAATTTCCTTGGAAAAGCAAAAAAAACTTCTGGAAGGTCAATCCGAAGCTCTTAGATTCCAGGTTAATGCTCTAGAAGAGAGCAGAGGTATTTTGCAGCAATTGGCTAAATTTGGTCGTGAACAGCAAGAAGAACTTCTTCGGCAACAGGAACAGATTAAACAAGGCCATGACAATCTGGTCAAAAATTCAAGGTCCATATTGGCAGCTCAG GAAGCTTTTGAACAAAAGCAAGAAACCATGTTTGTTGCTTTGGATAAGCTATTCATATTGCACAATGCCTTGTTGGTCGAATCAAGATCAATCAAAGTTTTCTTTCTGTATTCCATATCGATGTTTGTCATCTACTTGTCGACTAGCACAAAGCAAACTTACAAAGTGAGACCTATTCTTTACATAG GTCTATGCGTTGCATTTTCGATTGAATTAGCAATGCTTCGATTATCAACAAGTGGAGTAGAGCAGCAGGCTATGATTGTCAATGGAATTAGGCTCCTTTATCTGTTGTTTTCTTTAGTTCTGGTAGTCTACGCCGCCTTCACATATAG GGACTATGAAATGCTGAACTACAACATGCTGAAAAATCTGACAGATGAGTTCCTAAAGTTTCAGAAAAATGCTGCTTCGCCATGGGACAACAATGACTCATCAGATGATGATCAAGATGACTCAGACTGGGTTACATCGGTTGACACTGGCGTAGATGATGGCATTGAAGATCTATTGGAGTACTCCTCCAGTCATTTACAAGAGGAGGTTGGAGATAATTCAAATCTAATCTCTTCGGTTACTAGAAGATATAATCTCCGCGGTGGTCGTTAA
- the LOC101311308 gene encoding exopolygalacturonase-like, with protein MGHNLVMSIFPIFLLLSIAYADFDVTSSKYGGKPNSDISQPLAKAWSDACASTSPSRIIVPKGTFQLKGASFKGPCKGPIEFQVDGTLQAPQDGAQLIKADTWIEFANLERLTLMGTGTFDGQGQKAWKENDCNKNPKCSSIAINLRFNSVKHSLVKDVTSLNSKNFHVNVLGCEQLTFQHFTVKAPGDSINTDGIHIGRSTGINITDTNIGTGDDCISIGDGTKQLTINKVTCGPGHGISIGSLGRYNNEDHVTGINVKDCTISNTMNGVRIKTWPNSPIATTASDIHFEHITMNNVGNPILIDQEYCPYGQCNTQTPSKVKISNVSFKNIRGTTTTAEAVKIVCAKGLPCDKVVLSDIDLKLTGKGTLTSQCANVQPTITQVPQALACATKK; from the exons ATGGGTCACAATCTAGTCATGAGTATTTTTCCAATATTTTTATTATTATCCATAGCATATGCAGACTTCGATGTGACAAGTTCGAAGTATGGTGGAAAGCCTAATTCTGATATTAGTCAG CCTTTGGCAAAGGCTTGGAGTGATGCTTGTGCATCAACGTCGCCCAGTAGAATCATTGTTCCAAAAGGGACATTCCAACTAAAAGGAGCATCTTTCAAAGGTCCTTGCAAAGGTCCGATTGAGTTTCAGGTTGATGGCACATTGCAGGCGCCCCAAGATGGTGCGCAACTTATCAAGGCAGATACTTGGATCGAGTTCGCAAACCTTGAGAGGCTCACTCTAATGGGTACTGGAACCTTTGATGGTCAAGGACAAAAAGCTTGGAAAGAAAACGACTGCAACAAAAATCCGAAGTGTTCATCTATTGCCATT AATTTGAGGTTCAACTCTGTCAAACATTCATTAGTTAAGGATGTAACTTCGCTTAATAGCAAAAACTTCCACGTTAATGTTTTAGGATGTGAGCAACTTACATTCCAACATTTCACCGTCAAAGCACCTGGAGATAGTATTAACACAGATGGAATTCATATCGGACGCTCAACCGGGATTAACATTACCGACACGAACATTGGAACCGGTGACGATTGCATATCAATTGGTGATGGTACCAAGCAACTAACAATAAACAAAGTAACTTGTGGACCAGGTCATGGAATAAGCATCGGAAGTCTTGGAAGGTACAACAACGAAGACCACGTTACTGGAATCAATGTTAAGGACTGTACCATTAGTAATACAATGAATGGTGTTAGAATCAAGACATGGCCTAATTCTCCTATAGCTACCACCGCCTCAGATATTCACTTTGAGCACATCACAATGAATAATGTTGGTAACCCAATCCTCATAGACCAAGAATACTGCCCATATGGGCAGTGTAATACACAG ACTCCATCAAAAGTCAAGATCAGCAATGTGAGCTTCAAGAATATTAGAGGGACAACTACAACTGCAGAGGCCGTGAAGATTGTATGTGCTAAAGGCTTGCCCTGTGACAAAGTGGTACTGAGTGACATAGATCTCAAGTTAACTGGCAAAGGCACTCTTACATCTCAATGCGCAAACGTGCAGCCCACGATTACTCAAGTGCCACAGGCTCTTGCTTGTGCTACCAAGAAGTGA
- the LOC101293700 gene encoding uncharacterized protein LOC101293700: protein MALQAGSGVSTSQVLVLVGAGLTSSIILRSGKLSDLLAQLQELCKGVNEVEILPEKFDSSILRAQIQQLSEEIRELTLSGPVTIYNGNSDSGGSYASYLIPAAALGAMGYCYMKWKGWSFSDVMYVTRHNMANAVETVSKQLETVHETLAITRRHLTKKLEELDWKVEEQRETTQLVANGVNEVKSNLSQIGFDVDAIHQLVSGLEGKVDLLESKQDVTNSGLWYLCQVAEASKDRPETKTIQDVSAKVTKYLTMTSEDKSLKGLQFIAETKDPSKVEKSMTSTESIDPSNFPGQKVPAMKTRIHRSFPIGISLHRNIKSLDS, encoded by the exons ATGGCCTTGCAGGCTGGTTCTGGGGTTTCGACCTCTCAGGTTCTCGTTCTTGTTGGAGCAG GCCTGACAAGTTCGATCATTTTGAGGAGTGGAAAGTTGTCTGATCTTCTTGCACAGCTTCAGGAGTTATGTAAGGGTGTAAATGAAGTTGAGATCTTGCCGGAGAAATTTGATAGTTCAATTCTCAGAGCTCAG ATTCAACAGTTGTCGGAAGAAATCAGGGAGCTAACCTTATCTGGCCCTGTTACCATCTACAATGGGAATTCTGACTCTGGTG GGAGTTACGCCTCGTACTTAATTCCAGCTGCTGCACTTGGTGCTATGGGATATTGCTACATGAAGTGGAAG GGATGGTCATTTTCTGATGTAATGTATGTAACAAGGCATAATATGGCAAATGCTGTTGAAACTGTGTCAAAACAATTGGAGACTGTGCATGAAACATTGGCT ATAACAAGAAGACATCTAACCAAAAAGCTGGAAGAGTTGGATTGGAAGGTGGAGGAGCAGAGGGAAACAACACAGCTTGTTGCAAATGGT GTGAATGAGGTGAAATCAAACCTGTCTCAAATTGGGTTTGATGTTGATGCGATTCATCAACTGGTCTCTGGATTG GAAGGGAAGGTTGATCTTCTTGAGAGCAAACAG GATGTGACAAACTCAGGTCTGTGGTACCTGTGCCAAGTAGCTGAAGCCTCCAAAGATCGCCCGGAAACTAAAACAATTCAG GATGTCTCTGCTAAGGTGACAAAGTATTTAACAATGACATCAGAGGACAAATCACTCAAG GGCCTCCAATTTATTGCTGAAACTAAAGACCCAAGCAAGGTTGAAAAATCAATGACAAGCACGGAATCTATTGATCCCAGCAACTTCCCTGGCCAAAAAGTTCCAGCCATGAAAACAAGAATACACAGATCGTTTCCTATTGGGATTTCTTTGCACCGGAACATAAAGAGCTTGGATTCATGA
- the LOC101294577 gene encoding putative BPI/LBP family protein At1g04970-like — protein sequence MAPPIMLLLLLASFLIPTQTQFQVEAKDEAFTSIVISQKGLDFLKELLVTEAVSSIIPLQIPRIEKSVRFPFLGSVEMVVSNITIYGIDVGSSYVKLGDDGIAIIASKTTCNLSMNWYYSYTTWVAPIEVEDEGSASVQVEGVEVGLTLGLGIQEGTLKLSLKDCGCYVKEISIKLDGGASWFYQGMINAFEEQIGSAVENAITKKLKDGIVKLDTLLQALPKEIPLDDDTYLNATFVNDPVLSNSSIGFEINGLFTARRKPSVSEYLNKDTKALVACSDPSKMLGIALDEAVFNSVAATYFDAEFMQWIVDKIPDQSFLNTAGYRFIIPQLYKKYPNHDMNLNISLSSPPIIEISEHDIGAIIYADLIIDVLDEDGVIPVACISLVIRGSSSVKISGNNLAGNMKVDDFSMSLKWSNIGNLRMYLIQPVVWTGIQTVFVPYVNKHLGKGIPLPIVHGFTIQNGELLCSDSRIMVCSDVTYEPSDSHNLNWLLPSLSKYTHAT from the exons ATGGCACCGCCAATAATGCTCTTGCTTCTTCTTGCTTCGTTCTTGATTCCAACGCAGACCCAATTCCAAGTAGAAGCCAAAGATGAAGCCTTTACCTCCATAGTCATATCCCAAAAGGGTCTTGACTTTCTGAAGGAATTGCTTGTAACCGAAGCTGTTTCTTCAATAATTCCACTCCAGATTCCCAGAATTGAGAAATCAGTGAGGTTTCCGTTTCTGGGTAGTGTTGAAATGGTGGTTTCGAATATCACAATCTATGGAATCGATGTGGGTTCGTCTTATGTTAAGCTCGGTGATGATGGGATTGCTATTATTGCTTCCAAGACGACTTGTAATTTGAGCATGAATTGGTATTATTCGTATACTACTTGGGTTGCGCCAATTGAGGTGGAGGATGAAGGCAGTGCGTCTGTTCAG GTTGAGGGCGTGGAAGTTGGACTTACATTAGGCTTGGGGATCCAAGAAGGAACTCTGAAGCTTTCCCTAAAGGATTGTGGCTGTTATGTTAAGGAGATCTCCATAAAATTGGATGGAGGAGCCTCTTGGTTTTATCAAGG GATGATCAATGCATTTGAAGAACAAATTGGATCTGCAGTGGAAAATGCTATCACGAAAAAACTTAAAGATGGGATTGTAAAGCTGGATACACTTCTCCAAGCTCTTCCAAAGGAAATCCCATTGGATGATGATACTTATTTGAATGCAACTTTCGTAAATGACCCAGTTTTGAGTAATTCTTCCATAGGATTTGAGATTAATGGTTTATTTACTGCACGAAGAAAGCCTTCAGTGTCTGAGTACCTTAACAAGGATACAAAAGCATTAGTTGCATGCTCGGATCCATCTAAAATGCTTGGAATAGCATTGGATGAGGCTGTGTTTAACTCTGTAGCAGCCACATACTTTGAT GCAGAATTTATGCAATGGATTGTGGACAAGATACCAGATCAGTCTTTTTTGAACACTGCTGGATACAGATTCATTATTCCTCAACTATACAAGAAATACCCAAATCATGATATGAACTTGAATATTTCTTTATCTTCTCCACCGATCATAGAGATCTCAGAGCATGATATTGGTGCTATCATCTATGCTGACTTGATCATTGATGTATTGGATGAAGACGGTGTAATACCAGTTGCATGCATCTCATTG GTCATTCGTGGATCAAGTTCAGTTAAAATCTCAGGCAATAACCTTGCCGGTAATATGAAAGTAGACGACTTTTCTATGTCATTGAAGTGGAGTAATATTGGCAATCTTCGCATGTATCTAATTCAG CCGGTGGTGTGGACAGGCATTCAGACCGTTTTTGTGCCATATGTGAACAAACACCTTGGTAAGGGAATTCCTCTACCAATCGTTCACGGCTTCACCATTCAAAACGGCGAACTCCTCTGCTCAGATTCAAGAATTATGGTTTGCAGTGACGTGACTTACGAACCATCAGATTCACACAATCTCAATTGGCTCCTACCAAGTTTGTCCAAATACACGCATGCTACATAA
- the LOC101294282 gene encoding ribonuclease Z, chloroplastic-like → MQISLTISPSKAPLIFPTHHPIPQTPKPQRASLPTLNSVKATSPYLSAVGRAIEDDEYRAARNQVLRKGVDLEGYSIEGVSVGGHETCIIIPEFKCAFDIGRCPSRAIHQNFVFITHAHLDHIGGLPMYVASRGLYNLKPPTVFVPPCIKEDVEKLMDIHRSMGHVELDLELVALDVDETYELRNNLVVRPFRTHHAIPSQGYVLYSVRKKLKKQYMHLKGKQIEKLKKSGTEITDTILSPEVAFTGDTTSEYMLDPRNADALRAKILITEATFLDEGFTIEDAQQHGHTHINEIIENAQWIRNKAILLTHFSSRYHLEDIRQAVSRLQSKVSAKVVPLTEGFKSMHT, encoded by the exons ATGCAAATCTCTCTGACCATTTCACCCTCCAAAGCCCCTCTAATTTTCCCAACCCACCACCCAATTCCCCAAACCCCAAAACCCCAGAGAGCCTCACTCCCAACCCTCAACTCCGTCAAAGCCACGTCGCCTTATCTGTCTGCAGTGGGCCGGGCCATTGAGGACGACGAGTACCGGGCGGCCCGGAACCAGGTTCTCCGGAAAGGTGTGGACTTGGAGGGCTATTCCATTGAAGGGGTCTCTGTTGGGGGTCATGAGACTTGCATTATCATCCCTGAGTTTAAGTGTGCTTTCGACATCGGAAGGTGTCCCTCCAGAGCCATTCATCAGAATTTTGTGTTCATCACTCATGCCCATCTTGACCACATT GGTGGGTTGCCGATGTATGTAGCCAGCCGTGGTTTGTACAACTTAAAGCCGCCAACTGTGTTTGTGCCTCCTTGTATTAAAGAGGATGTGGAGAAGCTGATGGACATTCACAGGAGTATGGGACATGTGGAGCTGGATCTTGAGTTGGTTGCATTGGATGTGG ATGAAACATATGAATTGCGGAACAACCTTGTGGTGCGGCCATTTAGGACTCATCATGCCATACCCAGTCAG GGTTATGTATTATACTCAGTTAGAAAGAAGCTGAAGAAGCAGTACATGCATCTGAAAGGGAAACAGATTGAGAAATTAAAGAAGTCTGGTACTGAG ATTACAGACACTATACTGTCACCAGAGGTGGCCTTCACAGGGGATACAACATCAGAGTATATGCTGGATCCACGTAATGCTGATGCCCTGAGGGCAAAGATTCTTATAACTGAG GCAACTTTTCTGGATGAAGGATTCACTATTGAGGATGCACAACAACATGGTCATACTCATATAAATGAG ATCATTGAAAATGCTCAGTGGATTAGAAATAAGGCTATTTTGTTAACCCATTTCTCCTCCCGCTACCATTTAGAG GATATTCGTCAAGCCGTATCAAGGTTGCAGTCTAAGGTGTCGGCAAAAGTGGTCCCTCTTACAGAAGGTTTCAAATCCATGCACACTTAG
- the LOC101293992 gene encoding 3-oxoacyl-[acyl-carrier-protein] synthase, mitochondrial-like, whose amino-acid sequence MRALKAMAASSGWRKLFTRRISSSSFDPPPLVHSRRVVVTGMGLVTPLGCGVETTWKRLVDGACGIRGLTLEDLKMNGFDAETQAHSFDQLTSKVAAIVPTGTNLGEFNEDLWLNSKEHRSIARFIGYALCAADEALRDANWMPTEAEHKERTGVSVGGGIGSISDILDAAQLICEKRLRRLSPFFIPRILINMAAGHVSMKYGFQGPNHAAVTACATGAHSLGDATRMIQFGDSDVMVAGGTESSIDALSIAGFCRSRALSTKYNSSPEEASRPFDCGRDGFVIGEGSGILVLEELEHAKNRGAKIYAEVRGYGMSGDAYHITQPHTDGRGAILAMTSALRQSGLHPHQVDYVNAHATSTPLGDSIEANAIRNVFSEHATSGSLALSSTKGAIGHLLGAAGAVEAIFSILAIHHGVAPLTLNLSKPDPLFIDAFMPLTASKEMNIRAALSNSFGFGGTNASLLFTSPP is encoded by the exons ATGAGAGCTCTGAAAGCTATGGCTGCTTCTTCTGGTTGGCGCAAGCTCTTCACTCGTCGCATTTCATCTTCTTCTTTCGACCCACCTCCACTTGTTCACTCTCGCAGAGTCGTCGTTACTG GAATGGGCCTGGTGACGCCATTGGGGTGTGGGGTGGAGACTACATGGAAGAGACTCGTAGACGGTGCCTGTGGCATTAGGGGATTGACACTTGAAGATCTTAAGATGAATGGGTTTGATGCAGAGACTCAAGCTCACTCCTTTGACCAGCTCACTTCCAAAGTCGCCGCTATTGTGCCCACCGGAACCAATTTAGGTGAATTTAATGAAGACTTGTGGCTCAATTCTAAG GAGCATCGTTCGATTGCAAGGTTTATAGGGTATGCATTGTGTGCTGCTGATGAGGCGCTTAGAGATGCTAATTGGATGCCTACTGAGGCTGAACACAAAGAAAGAACG GGTGTCTCAGTTGGTGGGGGAATTGGAAGCATCAGTGACATATTGGATGCTGCACAGTTGATCTGTGAGAAG CGTCTACGTCGGCTTAGTCCTTTTTTCATCCCGCGGATATTGATCAACATGGCAGCTGGTCATGTCAGCATGAAATATGGATTCCAG GGACCAAACCATGCTGCAGTAACAGCATGTGCCACTGGTGCACATTCTCTGGGTGATGCCACAAGGATGATTCAGTTTGGAGATTCAGATGTTATGGTGGCTGGAGGCACAGAGTCTAGTATTGATGCTTTATCAATTGCAGGATTTTGCAG GTCAAGGGCTTTGTCTACAAAGTACAATTCCTCCCCAGAAGAAGCATCACGACCTTTTGACTGTGGTCGTGATGGGTTTGT GATAGGTGAAGGTTCTGGTATCTTGGTGTTGGAG GAACTTGAGCATGCAAAGAATCGAGGTGCAAAAATCTATGCAGAAGTTCGTGGTTATGGGATGTCAG GTGATGCATATCACATTACTCAACCACATACTGACGGAAGAGGTGCCATTCTAGCCATGACTAGCGCATTGAGACAG TCTGGGCTTCATCCTCACCAAGTGGATTATGTAAATGCCCATGCTACCTCGACACCTTTGG GTGATTCAATAGAAGCCAATGCTATCAGGAATGTTTTCTCTGAACATGCAACATCAGGTTCTCTAGCTCTGTCCTCCACAAAG GGCGCTATTGGTCATCTCCTTGGTGCAGCTGGGGCTGTTGAAGCAATATTTTCTATATTGGCCATACACCAT GGAGTTGCACCATTAACACTTAATCTGTCAAAACCAGACCCACTATTTATAGATGCTTTCATGCCTTTGACAGCTTCAAAGGAAATGAATATAAGAGCAGCTTTGTCCAACTCTTTTGGCTTTGGAGGAACAAATGCATCCCTGCTGTTTACGTCTCCTCCCTGA